Proteins encoded by one window of Leishmania mexicana MHOM/GT/2001/U1103 complete genome, chromosome 23:
- a CDS encoding hydrophilic surface protein 2, which translates to MGMGRRTTTMARKPMGMRATTRVNTTWVRGVTATGLVMVITRRRTLPPTSALRPGLCVSGAVHPTVGAPSEMYCVCPSRFISLSRAQWLMPARGRCGCTS; encoded by the coding sequence atggggatggggagaAGAACGACCACGATGGCGAGAAAGCCGATGGGGATGCGGGCAACAACGAGGGTGAACACCacgtgggtgaggggggtgacggcgacggggcTGGTAATGGTAATCACCCGAAGGAGGACACTGCCGCCAACTAGTGCGCTGCGTCCGGGCTTGTGTGTGAGCGGTGCTGTGCACCCCACCGTTGGTGCACCCTCGGAGATGTACTGCGTGTGTCCCTCCCgcttcatctctctctcccgcgcACAGTGGCTGATGCCTGCACGGGGCCGCTGTGGCTGCACCTCCTGA